The proteins below are encoded in one region of Williamsoniiplasma luminosum:
- the rpmF gene encoding 50S ribosomal protein L32 encodes MAVPFRKTSKAAKNKRRSHLALKPSTLMSCTNCGTIIKPHRVCRECGFYKGKEAVKTEA; translated from the coding sequence ATGGCAGTACCATTTAGAAAAACCAGCAAAGCGGCTAAAAACAAACGTCGCTCACATCTAGCATTAAAACCAAGCACATTAATGTCATGTACAAATTGCGGTACAATAATCAAACCTCACCGCGTTTGCCGTGAATGTGGATTTTACAAAGGAAAAGAAGCAGTTAAAACTGAAGCTTAA
- the ftsZ gene encoding cell division protein FtsZ: protein MEQKFDQIAKIKVIGVGGGGNNAVNRMINESIQGVDFIVANTDAQVLSVSKAPTKIILGEKISKGLGAGANPEIGKQAALESIDAIKEALEGADLVFVASGMGGGTGTGAAPIIAKVAQESGALVIAIVTKPFRFEGKNRNKFAIEGLTELKKHVDSVIVISNDRLLEYIGGLPIEDSFKEADSILKQGVQTITDLIAVPAVINLDFADVRAVMSKKGNALFGIGIAEGQDKAIVAANKAISSSLLEASIEGSKDVIVNITGGKGVSLNDAYDAVDIIQQAVGSEDVNIVFGIAINNQLNDELIVTVIATGFDQVDSQVQHQNTILESQRRQVVNTNNFDLESLKAKEKSFENKQAWEKTIKLQTPISNEIDDEDEDFPTFLK from the coding sequence ATGGAACAAAAATTTGACCAAATCGCTAAAATAAAAGTTATCGGAGTTGGTGGCGGAGGAAATAACGCTGTCAATAGGATGATTAACGAATCAATCCAAGGTGTGGATTTTATCGTTGCAAACACTGATGCACAAGTGCTATCAGTTTCAAAAGCACCAACAAAAATTATTTTGGGAGAAAAAATCTCAAAAGGTTTAGGAGCGGGAGCTAATCCAGAAATCGGAAAACAAGCAGCCCTTGAATCAATTGATGCAATTAAAGAAGCATTAGAAGGAGCCGATCTAGTTTTTGTTGCTTCTGGAATGGGGGGTGGAACCGGAACTGGGGCTGCTCCAATCATTGCCAAAGTTGCGCAAGAATCTGGTGCTCTTGTGATTGCGATTGTGACCAAACCATTTAGGTTTGAAGGAAAAAATCGCAATAAATTTGCCATTGAAGGATTAACAGAATTGAAAAAACATGTTGATTCTGTGATTGTGATTTCAAACGATCGATTGTTAGAATACATTGGTGGATTACCAATTGAAGATTCGTTCAAAGAAGCTGATTCAATTTTGAAACAAGGTGTTCAAACCATTACAGATTTAATTGCAGTTCCAGCTGTGATTAATTTAGATTTTGCAGACGTGCGCGCCGTGATGTCTAAAAAAGGAAATGCTTTATTTGGAATCGGAATTGCTGAAGGTCAAGACAAAGCAATTGTTGCTGCCAATAAAGCAATTTCATCATCACTGCTTGAAGCTTCAATTGAAGGTTCAAAAGATGTGATTGTCAATATCACTGGTGGGAAAGGTGTTTCATTAAATGACGCTTATGATGCTGTGGATATTATTCAACAAGCAGTTGGCAGCGAAGATGTGAATATTGTTTTTGGAATTGCCATTAATAATCAATTAAATGATGAATTAATTGTAACTGTGATTGCAACTGGTTTTGACCAAGTTGACAGTCAAGTTCAACACCAAAATACAATTCTTGAATCACAAAGAAGACAAGTGGTGAACACCAACAATTTTGATCTTGAATCATTGAAAGCCAAAGAAAAAAGCTTTGAAAATAAACAAGCTTGAGAAAAAACAATTAAACTTCAAACCCCAATTAGTAATGAAATAGATGATGAAGATGAAGACTTTCCAACCTTCTTAAAATAA
- the sepF gene encoding cell division protein SepF: MKKFINIFKKHQTSIQPEPNLSSNVIHDNEDFNTFREGLKEEKPPISPIQKDVKRKTPIFSPTSFSTIKPIVDELINYKIVLVDFSKLSHADKVRSIDFITGVMYGLDGEYNKVENKIYKFITRK, from the coding sequence ATGAAAAAATTCATTAACATATTTAAAAAACATCAAACTTCAATTCAACCTGAACCGAATTTATCATCAAATGTGATTCATGACAATGAAGATTTCAACACTTTCAGAGAAGGTTTGAAAGAAGAAAAACCACCAATCTCACCAATTCAAAAAGATGTGAAACGTAAAACCCCAATTTTTAGTCCGACATCATTTTCAACAATTAAACCAATTGTTGATGAGCTAATTAACTACAAAATTGTCTTAGTTGATTTTTCCAAATTATCACACGCTGATAAAGTGAGATCAATTGATTTTATCACCGGAGTTATGTACGGACTTGATGGTGAATACAATAAAGTGGAAAATAAAATCTACAAATTCATTACCAGAAAATAA
- a CDS encoding YceD family protein, producing MNPQDFKNQPKKHLVGQIENLTKIKLDNPLIKELIKISYDVKLEYIYDVDAIEVDGVIECELTAFDANDGHEFLYSAEIEWNDEYSFDQKANDQTNLILHNNFDLQAYVIEQINLNIPVNLSEKHAIIYKVGSNWEFLSENDHMKNEEISKDLDPRWEKLNNFKSDK from the coding sequence ATGAATCCACAAGATTTTAAAAACCAACCAAAAAAACATTTGGTTGGTCAAATTGAAAATTTGACCAAGATCAAACTTGATAATCCGTTAATTAAAGAACTAATCAAAATTAGTTATGATGTTAAATTAGAATACATTTATGATGTTGATGCGATTGAAGTTGATGGAGTGATTGAATGTGAATTAACAGCCTTTGATGCCAATGACGGACATGAATTTTTATATTCTGCAGAAATCGAATGAAACGATGAGTATTCATTCGACCAAAAAGCCAATGATCAAACGAATTTAATTTTGCATAACAACTTTGATTTACAAGCATATGTGATTGAACAAATAAACCTAAATATTCCTGTTAATTTATCAGAGAAGCATGCTATAATCTATAAGGTTGGTTCAAATTGAGAATTTTTAAGTGAAAATGATCATATGAAAAACGAAGAAATAAGCAAAGACTTAGATCCGAGATGAGAAAAACTAAACAACTTTAAATCTGACAAATAG
- the pheT gene encoding phenylalanine--tRNA ligase subunit beta, whose product MILTRNWLSKFLNLESIKNADISKALNALGFEVEAETNFANLNTELIIGYVEQSHKIPDTHLSFNHVNIGTNTPLEIVCGGANVGPGQFVVIAPVGSTIANGLTMGERIIKGYKSQGMICALNEIGIPNSALNEAEQDLIYVIHSDQELMHLLGKNFAEIGYDDYAWEVDLTLNRSDALASLQLLKEIANFFNLKIKNPYSKEVKTNLLPNPKIQFQISKNLEQQINTLTCQRYQIHQEFKNLNVIDDLWLKINGHKAIDNPIENLATLATIQTGQPTILIDQDKIEEILKLDFVKHEDKEVLALISNHEIVQIIGLPTAKQFAVDASTTKILAIRLNFKPTIMRQQQKHLNLSNVNLQRYMKPLNPNLFDQSDQVLTHLLAQYKILAAKSSHQLIIKAPPTNTKFILTLEEIKNILGFELKAHQIKKLFKTLDFKVKTETKKITFYTDPNRVDIYGANDLCEEIARLYGYDKIQEVPLVIQANASVDKTKPNLEAKIGHYLIGAGFNNIKTYSLIPSDKNDQWNLFNLKQPVVLNSPLSQAHEVYRMNLASSIVETAIYNSVNNNKRLKLWEIADVYTRNLRQRHLSMLVTGEIVQEPIVKNDLDNNYFYLKGMVDAILDFYRIDPLSISFKETKPANNVIHPFINAEITIDQKTIGFIFKLNPKFENANKIKPTFVVELNLDLLFELANKNILFAPIAKFQSSSRDVSLILPDYVMYQELTQNLLNDVQYVASYKLMGEYQNEEMKTNNEKSITLSFVFNHLDKQLTEAEINQEWNQVLANIGKMKLKVR is encoded by the coding sequence ATGATTTTAACGAGAAACTGACTCTCTAAATTTTTAAATTTAGAGAGTATTAAAAATGCTGACATTTCTAAAGCCTTAAATGCTTTAGGTTTTGAAGTTGAAGCTGAAACTAACTTTGCGAATTTAAATACTGAATTAATTATTGGTTATGTTGAACAATCACATAAAATTCCTGACACGCACTTAAGTTTTAACCATGTCAACATTGGAACTAACACCCCTTTAGAAATTGTTTGTGGTGGGGCCAATGTTGGACCGGGACAATTTGTTGTGATCGCCCCCGTTGGGTCAACTATTGCTAACGGTTTAACAATGGGAGAAAGAATCATTAAAGGTTATAAATCACAAGGGATGATTTGTGCTTTAAATGAAATTGGGATTCCCAATTCTGCTTTAAATGAAGCTGAACAAGATTTAATTTATGTGATTCATTCAGACCAAGAATTAATGCATTTATTAGGTAAAAATTTTGCTGAAATTGGATATGATGATTATGCTTGAGAAGTTGATTTAACTTTAAATCGTAGTGATGCTTTAGCAAGTTTACAACTTTTAAAAGAAATTGCTAATTTCTTTAATTTAAAAATTAAAAATCCATATAGTAAAGAAGTTAAAACTAATTTATTACCAAATCCAAAAATTCAATTTCAAATTTCTAAAAATCTTGAACAACAAATTAATACTTTAACTTGCCAACGTTACCAAATTCACCAAGAGTTTAAGAACTTAAATGTCATCGATGATCTTTGATTAAAAATTAATGGTCATAAAGCAATCGACAATCCAATCGAAAATTTAGCAACGTTGGCAACCATTCAAACTGGTCAACCAACCATTTTAATTGACCAAGACAAAATCGAAGAGATTTTGAAATTGGATTTTGTGAAACATGAAGATAAAGAAGTTTTGGCTTTAATTTCTAATCATGAAATTGTTCAAATTATTGGTTTACCAACTGCAAAACAATTTGCCGTTGATGCATCAACAACTAAAATTTTAGCGATTCGCTTAAATTTTAAACCAACAATTATGCGTCAACAACAAAAACATTTAAATCTTTCAAATGTTAATTTACAAAGATATATGAAACCTTTGAATCCAAATTTGTTTGATCAGTCAGATCAAGTTTTGACCCATCTTTTAGCACAATACAAAATTTTAGCAGCTAAATCTAGTCATCAATTGATTATTAAAGCTCCCCCAACCAATACCAAATTCATCTTAACCCTTGAAGAAATTAAAAATATTTTAGGCTTTGAATTAAAAGCCCACCAAATTAAAAAACTTTTTAAAACTTTAGATTTTAAAGTTAAAACCGAAACTAAAAAAATTACTTTTTACACTGATCCAAATCGTGTAGATATTTATGGGGCCAATGATCTTTGTGAAGAAATCGCCAGATTATATGGTTATGACAAAATCCAAGAAGTTCCATTAGTGATTCAAGCAAATGCGAGTGTTGATAAAACTAAACCAAATCTGGAAGCAAAAATTGGTCATTATTTAATTGGGGCTGGTTTTAATAACATTAAAACTTATTCATTAATTCCAAGTGATAAAAATGATCAATGAAATCTTTTCAATTTAAAACAACCTGTTGTTTTAAATTCACCATTATCCCAAGCACATGAGGTTTATCGTATGAATTTAGCAAGTTCAATTGTTGAAACAGCGATTTATAATTCTGTTAATAATAACAAACGTTTAAAATTATGAGAAATCGCCGATGTTTATACTCGCAATCTGCGTCAAAGACATTTATCAATGTTAGTAACTGGAGAAATTGTCCAAGAACCGATTGTGAAAAATGATTTAGACAATAATTATTTCTATTTAAAAGGGATGGTTGATGCCATTTTAGACTTTTATCGCATTGATCCGTTAAGCATTAGTTTTAAGGAAACTAAACCTGCCAACAATGTAATTCATCCGTTTATTAATGCTGAAATTACAATTGATCAAAAAACTATTGGTTTCATTTTCAAATTGAATCCAAAATTTGAAAATGCGAACAAAATTAAACCAACCTTTGTAGTTGAATTAAACTTAGATTTATTATTTGAATTAGCAAACAAAAACATTTTGTTCGCCCCAATTGCAAAATTTCAATCATCATCTAGAGATGTTTCACTAATTCTCCCAGATTATGTGATGTATCAAGAATTAACCCAAAATCTTTTAAATGATGTGCAATATGTCGCTTCTTATAAATTAATGGGTGAATACCAAAATGAAGAAATGAAAACTAATAACGAAAAATCAATTACACTTTCATTTGTTTTTAATCATTTAGACAAACAACTAACTGAAGCCGAAATCAATCAAGAATGAAACCAAGTTTTAGCAAACATTGGGAAAATGAAATTAAAGGTAAGATAA
- a CDS encoding vitamin B12-dependent ribonucleotide reductase, translating to MYNADQIAELNLDIKNNFDNIFPIEDGFKLHFEGVSRMVMLDRYSQKDDTLKTLKVGDLVITVIKNDPNFPTRGIGQIIDIIENDKYLIKIEEQYLGFVSDEFKVDPKINNLIIKDKGSLMKPLELYFEQIARRVAKFLGQEEAEEIQKAFAHELESLNFIPAGRVLYGAGSNKQVTFFNCYVMPYIHDSREGIAHHREKVAEIMSRGGGVGTNGSTLRPKGAVALSVGGSSSGAVSWLNDLSQLTHLIEQGGSRRGAQMIMLADWHPDIVEFIISKMQNVKSLLFVKQNFTSEHIQNEVNKKLKFKNFDATQRKIYENVLQHSSSFDHKFVTEVTQKLLSGGEYEVVAPEFLSGANISVAISNKFMDAIDNDQDWALKFPDNLVFTPEQKSFYESDWEKIGNVFEWEALGYPTKTFKTIKARELWKLINFCATYSAEPGIFFIDKANEMTNARGYDQRVVATNPCGEQPLAPFSVCNLGAINLANFVDKKTGQILEDKLKKTVSTCVRLQDNIIDLTPYFLEENKKQALGERRVGMGVMGLHDMLIWAGVRYGSEAGNKIVDRVFEIITTSAYRASIALAKEKGAFPFLDDRQKFVQSGFIKTLPGDIVDGILEFGIRNSHLITVAPTGSTGTMVGGSTGLEPYFAFSYFRSGRLGKFMEVKVPLVEKWLAFHPEYQHQNLPDIFATAMNLSPIEHANVQCIIQRWVDSSISKTVNAPKGYLVNDVEKIYMYLYKNGAKGGTVYVDGSRDTQVLSLEKEENLFSEEFTRSGVGVVVDDEDFKDENTIRIGNEVGDTCPVCQLGTLIDSGGCVTCNSCNSQVKCGL from the coding sequence ATGTACAACGCAGACCAAATTGCTGAATTAAATTTAGATATTAAAAATAATTTTGACAATATTTTTCCCATTGAAGATGGGTTCAAACTTCATTTTGAAGGTGTTTCTAGAATGGTTATGTTAGATCGTTATTCCCAAAAGGATGACACTCTAAAAACCTTGAAAGTTGGGGATTTAGTCATCACTGTGATTAAAAATGATCCTAATTTTCCAACTCGTGGAATTGGTCAAATCATTGATATTATTGAAAATGACAAGTATTTAATTAAAATCGAAGAACAATATCTAGGTTTTGTCTCAGACGAATTTAAAGTTGACCCAAAAATTAATAATTTAATCATTAAAGATAAAGGATCTTTAATGAAACCATTAGAACTATATTTTGAACAAATCGCAAGACGAGTTGCTAAATTTTTAGGTCAAGAAGAAGCTGAAGAAATTCAAAAAGCGTTTGCCCATGAATTGGAAAGTTTAAATTTTATTCCTGCCGGAAGAGTTTTATATGGAGCTGGTTCAAACAAACAAGTAACATTTTTTAACTGTTATGTAATGCCATATATCCACGATAGTCGTGAAGGAATTGCTCATCACCGTGAAAAAGTTGCTGAAATTATGAGTCGTGGGGGAGGAGTTGGAACTAATGGTTCAACTTTGAGACCAAAAGGGGCTGTTGCTTTGTCAGTTGGAGGTTCTTCATCTGGGGCTGTTTCTTGATTAAACGATTTATCACAATTAACACATTTAATTGAACAAGGTGGTTCAAGACGTGGAGCACAAATGATTATGCTTGCAGATTGACACCCAGACATTGTAGAATTTATTATTTCCAAAATGCAAAACGTTAAATCATTGCTTTTTGTTAAACAAAATTTTACATCTGAACATATTCAAAACGAAGTTAACAAAAAGCTTAAATTTAAAAATTTTGATGCCACTCAAAGAAAAATTTATGAAAATGTTTTACAACATAGTTCTTCATTTGATCATAAATTTGTCACTGAAGTGACCCAAAAATTGTTAAGTGGTGGTGAATATGAAGTTGTGGCACCAGAATTTTTAAGTGGGGCCAATATTTCGGTTGCTATCTCAAATAAATTTATGGACGCGATTGACAACGATCAAGATTGAGCATTAAAATTTCCAGATAATTTGGTGTTCACTCCTGAACAAAAAAGTTTTTATGAATCAGATTGAGAAAAAATTGGCAATGTTTTTGAGTGAGAAGCTTTAGGTTATCCGACAAAAACATTCAAAACCATTAAAGCTCGCGAATTATGAAAATTGATTAATTTTTGTGCGACTTATTCAGCAGAACCAGGAATCTTTTTCATTGATAAAGCCAATGAAATGACTAATGCCAGAGGTTATGATCAAAGAGTTGTCGCAACTAATCCTTGTGGAGAACAACCGTTGGCACCATTTTCAGTATGTAACTTAGGAGCGATCAATTTAGCAAATTTTGTTGATAAAAAAACTGGCCAAATTTTAGAAGATAAGTTGAAAAAAACTGTCTCAACTTGTGTCCGTTTACAAGACAATATTATTGATTTAACCCCATACTTTTTAGAAGAAAATAAAAAACAAGCGTTAGGTGAAAGACGTGTTGGAATGGGTGTTATGGGATTACATGACATGTTGATTTGAGCCGGTGTGAGATATGGAAGTGAAGCTGGAAACAAAATTGTTGATCGTGTTTTTGAAATCATCACCACTTCTGCTTATCGTGCATCAATTGCATTAGCTAAAGAAAAAGGTGCCTTTCCATTTTTGGATGATCGTCAAAAATTTGTTCAATCAGGTTTTATCAAAACATTACCTGGTGATATTGTTGATGGGATTTTAGAATTTGGAATCAGAAATTCACACTTAATTACAGTTGCCCCAACTGGATCAACTGGAACTATGGTTGGTGGTTCAACTGGATTAGAACCATATTTTGCTTTCTCATATTTCAGAAGTGGAAGACTTGGTAAATTTATGGAAGTAAAAGTGCCATTAGTTGAAAAATGATTAGCATTCCACCCAGAATATCAACATCAAAACTTACCAGATATTTTTGCTACAGCGATGAATTTAAGCCCGATTGAACATGCCAATGTGCAGTGCATTATTCAACGTTGAGTTGATTCTTCGATTTCAAAAACAGTCAATGCACCAAAAGGATATTTGGTCAATGATGTTGAAAAAATCTACATGTACTTATATAAAAATGGTGCCAAAGGTGGAACTGTTTATGTTGATGGTAGCCGTGATACACAAGTTTTATCACTTGAAAAAGAAGAAAACTTATTCAGTGAAGAATTCACAAGAAGTGGGGTTGGTGTTGTTGTTGATGATGAAGATTTCAAAGATGAAAACACAATTAGAATTGGTAACGAAGTTGGTGATACTTGCCCAGTTTGTCAATTAGGAACACTGATTGATAGTGGTGGTTGTGTCACTTGCAACAGTTGTAATTCACAAGTTAAATGTGGACTTTAA
- a CDS encoding alpha/beta hydrolase, with protein MAENSIFAKTMVSMLNSHYSPTVYRREDGQDIRLNIVKMFNLHPTNYNSNKKLNIDPGKEPTNITLTSKDGIKLAASIWLNDKATNKWIVGAHGYNSSRFDFLYLAWHYRELGYNIITFDFRNHGASENDAVTWGYKEKWDLISTIEWLLKAYKVDEMGIVGTSMGAFTMNYFNLTEPELIKKANIRWGVSDSSYMSVPKLLERIVYDNSPKILKNFSKETLKNMMQIYKKDHGVDLTHLDYLSIIKPNETHFPILYIHNRGDRITNYLDSFRMWNTKNNLEGTDVNELIIFDGSHHTKALIEHTQEYKEKTLNFVRKHEKK; from the coding sequence ATGGCTGAAAATTCAATATTTGCAAAAACAATGGTCAGCATGTTAAATTCACATTATTCCCCTACCGTTTATCGTCGTGAAGATGGCCAAGATATTAGATTAAACATTGTTAAAATGTTTAATCTCCATCCAACAAATTATAATTCTAATAAAAAATTAAATATTGATCCTGGTAAAGAACCAACAAATATCACCTTAACTTCCAAAGATGGTATCAAGTTAGCTGCTTCAATTTGGTTGAATGATAAAGCAACGAATAAATGAATTGTTGGTGCTCATGGTTATAATTCATCGCGTTTTGATTTCTTATATTTGGCATGACATTATCGAGAATTGGGATATAACATTATTACTTTTGATTTTAGAAATCATGGTGCTAGTGAAAATGATGCAGTTACATGAGGGTATAAAGAAAAATGAGATTTAATTTCAACAATCGAATGATTGTTGAAAGCATATAAAGTTGATGAAATGGGAATCGTGGGCACTAGTATGGGTGCTTTTACAATGAATTATTTTAATTTAACTGAACCAGAATTGATTAAAAAAGCTAACATTAGATGAGGGGTTTCAGATTCATCTTATATGTCTGTGCCCAAATTATTAGAGCGCATTGTTTATGATAATTCCCCTAAAATTTTAAAAAATTTTAGTAAAGAAACACTTAAAAATATGATGCAAATTTACAAAAAAGACCATGGTGTAGATTTGACACATCTTGATTATTTATCAATCATCAAACCCAATGAAACTCATTTTCCAATTTTGTATATTCACAATCGCGGAGATCGAATCACTAACTATTTAGATAGTTTTAGAATGTGAAATACTAAAAATAATCTCGAAGGAACTGATGTTAATGAATTAATTATTTTTGATGGTTCACACCATACAAAAGCATTAATCGAACACACTCAAGAGTACAAAGAAAAGACTTTAAATTTCGTTAGAAAGCATGAAAAAAAATAA
- the mraZ gene encoding division/cell wall cluster transcriptional repressor MraZ: MFLGTFEHSIDTKGRLTLPSKFRGKMDATVFLSRGFEGSLEIRNEQEFSMWKQELELLEPFKKDTRALMRYIFSNSADLEIDAAGRIKIPTNLLAVAKIEKEVYILGVGSKIEIWDKASYDQYEQDNFSDIEAIAEKIDNVGG, encoded by the coding sequence ATGTTTTTAGGTACATTCGAACATTCTATTGATACAAAAGGTCGTTTAACATTACCATCTAAATTTAGAGGCAAAATGGATGCGACAGTTTTTCTATCTCGTGGATTTGAAGGTAGCTTAGAAATTCGCAACGAACAAGAATTTAGTATGTGAAAACAAGAATTGGAACTATTAGAACCATTCAAAAAAGACACACGTGCTTTAATGCGTTACATCTTTTCTAACTCTGCTGATCTCGAAATTGATGCAGCTGGAAGAATTAAAATTCCAACTAACTTGTTAGCAGTTGCAAAAATTGAAAAAGAAGTTTATATCCTTGGGGTTGGTTCAAAAATTGAGATATGAGATAAAGCTTCTTATGACCAATATGAACAAGATAATTTCTCTGACATTGAAGCTATTGCTGAAAAAATAGATAACGTTGGTGGTTAG
- the rsmH gene encoding 16S rRNA (cytosine(1402)-N(4))-methyltransferase RsmH — translation MEKHTPVLLAESIKYLNLQPNGIYVDCTLGRGGHSSEILKHLDNGVLYAIDQDPIAIAESQTKLAATLKNFHILNGNFSNIASLLALKNVFQVDGILYDLGVSSPQFDVGERGFSYRFDGPLDMRMDTVHNQLTAEKVINQKSEEELCQIFWQYGDEKFARQIASSIIKTRPLKTTFELVDVIKQSLPQKVLKQKGHPAKKVFQALRIYVNDEINVLKTSIEQSLKLLKPKGRIVIITFHSLEEKIVKESFKAATISGMESVISKLPIEVENDTQFSLIIKKPIVPKNTEIENNNRAHSSKMWVIEKK, via the coding sequence ATGGAAAAGCACACACCGGTTTTATTAGCAGAATCAATTAAGTATTTAAATCTTCAACCAAATGGAATTTATGTTGATTGCACCTTAGGACGAGGTGGACATTCAAGTGAAATCCTCAAACATTTAGACAATGGAGTTTTATATGCCATTGATCAAGATCCAATAGCAATTGCCGAATCACAAACAAAACTCGCTGCAACTTTGAAAAATTTTCATATTTTAAATGGAAATTTTTCAAATATAGCATCATTATTGGCCTTGAAAAATGTTTTTCAAGTCGATGGAATTTTATATGATCTAGGAGTTTCTTCACCCCAATTCGATGTTGGTGAACGAGGGTTTAGTTATCGTTTTGATGGACCTTTGGATATGCGAATGGACACTGTTCATAATCAATTAACTGCTGAAAAAGTTATCAACCAAAAATCTGAAGAAGAATTATGTCAAATTTTTTGACAATATGGAGATGAAAAATTTGCTAGACAAATTGCCAGTTCAATTATCAAAACCAGACCACTTAAAACCACCTTTGAATTAGTTGATGTCATCAAACAAAGTTTACCTCAAAAAGTTTTGAAACAAAAAGGACACCCAGCTAAAAAAGTTTTTCAAGCTTTAAGAATTTATGTCAATGATGAAATCAATGTCTTGAAAACTTCGATTGAACAAAGTTTAAAACTTTTAAAACCTAAAGGGAGGATTGTGATTATCACTTTCCACTCATTAGAAGAAAAAATTGTCAAAGAAAGTTTTAAGGCAGCAACGATTAGTGGCATGGAATCAGTCATTTCTAAACTTCCGATCGAAGTTGAAAATGATACGCAATTTTCATTAATTATTAAAAAACCAATTGTTCCAAAAAATACGGAAATCGAAAATAATAACCGAGCTCACAGTTCTAAAATGTGAGTCATCGAAAAGAAATAA